The sequence TCATCCTATTCTAAACTAGTGGACATAAGTGCTTTATATTCCATGATCACAGTCCCAACTCTTCATTAACATGCATCTACCCTTGTGATGTTTCTTCAGAATGGACCAGGTGGTGCTAAGCTATGGAGATTCTCTTCTGCGCTCTTCAGATGTTGCGCTTCTAGATGCCCCTCACTGGTTGAATGACAACATCATTGGTTTTATTTTTGAATTCTTGGCATCCAAGTTGCCCCCATCAACAACTGAAAAAGTTGCCCTCCTTAGTCCTGAGGTGAGCCAGTTTATAAAATGTTGTGGCACTGATGCTCGAGAGTTTCTAGAGCCGCTGGAACTACTCAAAAAAGAACTGGTTTTATTGCCTGTAAATGACAATGCTGGGACTGAAGCAGGGGGTACACACTGGAGTCTTCTTGCCTATCTCCGTAGCGTCCGTGAATTTCTTCATTATGACTCTGCACCAGGGACTAATGCCCCACATGCCCGACTCATGGCTAAAAACCTAAGCAGTCTACTTGTTGGTAATCCATGTTACCGGGAAGAAGAGGCCCCAGCACAACATAACAGCTATGATTGTGGCATGTATGTGGTATGTGTGGCACAGGCTCTGTGTGAGCAATATTTTCGAGGGTGCAACAAGTTGAATCTGCAAAACATCACACCTCAGTATGTTACAGAAAAGCGCACTGAGTGGAAAGAAATCATCAGGGGACTGGGCAGCCATGCCAAAGCTACTTCGGGACTTTGAAGTTTATATTGAAGATATGTCCATCTGCTTCTAAGTTCGGAAGAGATACCAGTGCTG is a genomic window of Bufo bufo chromosome 1, aBufBuf1.1, whole genome shotgun sequence containing:
- the SENP8 gene encoding sentrin-specific protease 8, which produces MDQVVLSYGDSLLRSSDVALLDAPHWLNDNIIGFIFEFLASKLPPSTTEKVALLSPEVSQFIKCCGTDAREFLEPLELLKKELVLLPVNDNAGTEAGGTHWSLLAYLRSVREFLHYDSAPGTNAPHARLMAKNLSSLLVGNPCYREEEAPAQHNSYDCGMYVVCVAQALCEQYFRGCNKLNLQNITPQYVTEKRTEWKEIIRGLGSHAKATSGL